One window from the genome of Myxocyprinus asiaticus isolate MX2 ecotype Aquarium Trade chromosome 30, UBuf_Myxa_2, whole genome shotgun sequence encodes:
- the ndufv1 gene encoding NADH dehydrogenase [ubiquinone] flavoprotein 1, mitochondrial, with amino-acid sequence MLSCLGCPVLSRVLSTGASRAPVAKAAASASRSPAAAAATTACPPSSMVLVRYNSTVQQEKPKKTKFGPLADQDRIFTNLYGRHDWRLKGALNRGDWYKTKEILDKGVDWILNEIKVSGLRGRGGAGFPTGMKWSFMNKPSDGRPKYLVVNADEGEPGTCKDREIMRNDPHKLIEGCLVAGRAMGARAAYIYIRGEFYNESSNLQVAINEAYAAGLIGRNACGSGYDFDVFVMRGAGAYICGEETALIESIEGKQGKPRLKPPFPADVGVFGCPTTVANVETVAVAPTICRRGGTWFLSFGRERNSGTKLFNISGHVNNPCTVEEEMSIPLKELIERHAGGVRGGWDNLLCVIPGGSSTPLIPRHVCDDVLMDFDALVQAQTGLGTAALIVMDKSTDVIRAIARLIEFYKHESCGQCTPCREGVDWMNKMMWRFVKGDAQSAEIDMIWEISKQIEGHTICALGDGAAWPVQGLIRHFRPLMESRIADFKQKQQACRA; translated from the exons ATGTTGTCCTGTCTCGGCTGTCCTGTGCTTAGCCGGGTGCTTAGCACTGGGGCGTCACGAGCCCCGGTTGCCAAGGCTGCAGCCAGTGCATCACGCAGCCCTGCAGCTGCTGCTGCCACCACTGCCTGTCCCCCGAGCTCCATGGTACTGGTGCGGTACAACAGCACCGTCCAACAG GAGAAACCAAAAAAGACCAAATTTGGACCCCTTGCTGACCAGGACCGAATATTCACTAACCTATATGGGCGACATGACTGGAG ACTGAAGGGTGCCCTGAACAGGGGAGACTGGTACAAGACCAAGGAGATTCTTGATAAAGGAGTGGACTGGATCCTGAATGAGATCAAAGTGTCTGGTCTGCGTGGCCGAGGAGGTGCCGGATTCCCCACAGGGATGAAGTGGAGCTTCATGAACAAGCCCAGTGATGGCAG GCCTAAATATCTTGTGGTGAATGCCGATGAAGGAGAGCCTGGCACATGCAAAGACAGAGAGATTATGCGCAACGATCCCCACAAGTTGATTGAGGGCTGCCTGGTTGCTGGTCGGGCGATGGGAGCACGCGCAGCCTACATCTACATCCGAGGAGAGTTCTACAATGAGTCATCTAACCTGCAG GTGGCCATTAATGAGGCCTATGCAGCAGGGCTAATTGGTAGGAATGCATGTGGCTCAGGTTATGACTTTGACGTTTTTGTGATGCGTGGTGCTGGGGCATACATTTGTGGAGAGGAGACGGCTCTGATCGAGTCCATCGAAGGCAAACAGGGGAAACCTCGTCTGAAACCTCCTTTCCCTGCTGACGTGG GTGTGTTTGGCTGTCCAACAACCGTTGCCAACGTTGAGACAGTAGCTGTGGCACCAACCATCTGCCGTCGTGGTGGCACATGGTTTCTGAGTTTCGGCCGAGAAAGAAACTCTGGCACGAAGCTCTTCAACATTTCTGGCCATGTCAACAACCCCTGCACGGTGGAAGAAGAAATGTCCATTCCCTTGAAAGAACTGATTGAAAGGCATGCAG GTGGCGTTCGTGGTGGTTGGGACAATCTcctttgtgttattcctggtggGTCTTCCACGCCACTGATCCCACGTCATGTGTGCGATGATGTTCTCATGGATTTTGATGCCCTCGTTCAGGCTCAGACTGGTCTTGGCACAGCAGCACTAATTGTTATGGATAAATCG ACTGATGTAATCCGAGCTATTGCCCGCTTAATTGAATTCTACAAGCATGAAAGCTGTGGGCAGTGCACTCCTTGTAGGGAAG GAGTGGACTGGATGAATAAGATGATGTGGCGCTTTGTGAAAGGCGATGCACAGTCAGCAGAGATTGACATGATCTGGGAGATCAGCAAACAGATCGAGGGCCACACCATCTGTGCTTTGGGTGATGGAGCCGCATGGCCAGTTCAG GGATTGATCCGTCACTTCCGCCCCTTGATGGAGAGCAGAATTGCAGACTTCAAACAGAAACAGCAGGCATGCCGTGCTTGA